The following coding sequences lie in one Synechococcus sp. CC9902 genomic window:
- the cobJ gene encoding precorrin-3B C(17)-methyltransferase: MLVVGAIGAVTRLIAPLIRGKSIDPAVLVLDPKGDYVIPLLGSHSSGTDQRALEIAAKIGGTAVITGACSHEQRIPIDCFGEGWGWRRSGTVEAWRQLMKDQANKKVLQVRQTSGPQHWLKTSVRSRVDLVETGHCDLSIGPQQHSSCSWHPPTLWIGVGCERNTSKSLIHRAIGQSLNDAGFAIEAIAGLATADRKADEPALLDLCHDYDWPLRTYKAEQLAVIPVPTPSEAVQREMGTASVAEAAALLTAGDSGTLHQSKRIHHAQESEQGAVTIAIAESAVPMAPHRGELHLIGSGPGDPALMSGDATSALRRCTAWVGYELYLNLLEPLRRPNQIRFDGQLTKEWDRCSQALELASQGAKVALISSGDSGIYGMAGLALELWLQKPEAARPHFQVHPGISALQLAAAKIGAPLMHDFCTISLSDRLTPWDVIERRIQGAGLGDFVIALYNPRSKGRDWQFARATEILLEHRERSTPVAIARQLGRDNEEIRLTTLGEVNPEQIDMLTVVLVGNSSSYSKDGRMVTPRGYPGAELS, from the coding sequence GTGCTTGTGGTGGGAGCGATCGGAGCCGTAACGCGGTTAATTGCCCCCCTGATACGAGGAAAGAGCATCGACCCTGCGGTGTTGGTGCTTGATCCCAAAGGGGACTACGTGATCCCACTGCTTGGTAGCCATAGCAGTGGGACCGATCAACGCGCGCTGGAAATAGCCGCGAAAATAGGAGGAACGGCTGTGATCACAGGCGCTTGCTCCCACGAGCAACGCATTCCAATCGACTGTTTTGGAGAAGGCTGGGGTTGGCGCCGCAGCGGAACGGTGGAAGCTTGGCGGCAATTGATGAAAGATCAAGCCAACAAAAAGGTCTTACAGGTCAGACAAACCAGCGGTCCACAACATTGGCTGAAAACTTCTGTGCGATCCAGGGTCGATCTCGTTGAAACAGGTCATTGCGACCTTTCCATCGGCCCCCAACAACACAGCAGTTGCTCGTGGCATCCGCCGACCCTTTGGATTGGCGTGGGCTGCGAACGCAACACGAGCAAAAGCCTCATCCATCGAGCGATCGGCCAATCCCTCAATGACGCGGGATTCGCAATCGAAGCGATTGCCGGATTAGCAACTGCGGATCGCAAGGCAGATGAGCCAGCACTACTCGATCTTTGCCATGACTACGACTGGCCATTACGCACTTACAAGGCTGAACAATTAGCAGTCATTCCTGTTCCAACTCCGTCTGAAGCGGTGCAGAGGGAGATGGGCACAGCATCCGTGGCCGAAGCAGCGGCTCTTCTAACAGCTGGGGACAGCGGAACCCTTCATCAGAGCAAACGCATTCACCATGCGCAAGAGTCGGAGCAAGGAGCCGTCACGATTGCCATCGCGGAGAGTGCGGTGCCAATGGCCCCGCATCGCGGGGAGCTTCACCTCATTGGGAGTGGTCCTGGAGATCCGGCTTTGATGAGTGGTGATGCCACCAGCGCATTGAGACGCTGCACAGCCTGGGTGGGATACGAGCTGTATCTCAACTTGCTGGAACCCCTACGACGGCCAAATCAAATTCGATTCGATGGGCAACTCACCAAGGAGTGGGATCGATGTTCGCAAGCACTCGAACTGGCAAGCCAAGGAGCAAAAGTTGCTCTGATCTCCTCAGGAGACAGTGGGATTTACGGCATGGCAGGTCTCGCCCTCGAACTCTGGCTCCAAAAACCAGAGGCCGCTAGGCCTCATTTCCAAGTGCATCCAGGCATTTCGGCACTGCAACTCGCGGCGGCAAAGATCGGCGCGCCACTAATGCACGACTTCTGCACGATCAGCCTCAGCGATCGACTCACGCCATGGGACGTGATTGAACGACGGATCCAAGGCGCAGGGCTAGGAGATTTCGTCATTGCTCTCTACAACCCAAGGTCGAAAGGAAGGGACTGGCAATTCGCAAGGGCAACGGAGATCTTGCTTGAACATCGAGAACGTTCAACCCCTGTGGCGATCGCTCGGCAGCTCGGCCGAGACAACGAAGAGATTCGACTTACCACTCTTGGCGAGGTCAACCCAGAGCAGATCGACATGCTCACAGTTGTATTGGTCGGAAACAGCAGCAGTTACAGCAAGGATGGACGAATGGTGACCCCCAGAGGATATCCAGGCGCCGAACTCAGCTAA
- a CDS encoding Fe2+-dependent dioxygenase: protein MDFLTSELLGVEETLQLTSELTNRESIWLDGRLTAGEHAALVKHNRQLDPSLPLARSIAEIVEQKIIDSPLLKSFALIRRVHSILISRSEVGDGYGWHVDNPFSKHGRRDLSFTLFLSDLSDYEGGELTFQLLQGSKEIRLPAGQIILYPSSSLHCVQPISSGVRLVCVGWIESYIQSTEDRSLLFNLDAGAKGLLARHGRSDELDLIFQAYANAVRRLSGR, encoded by the coding sequence ATGGATTTTCTGACCTCGGAGCTTTTGGGCGTCGAGGAGACGCTTCAGTTGACGAGTGAACTCACCAACCGTGAGTCGATTTGGCTTGATGGCCGGCTTACGGCTGGTGAGCATGCAGCCCTTGTTAAGCACAATCGTCAACTTGATCCCTCATTGCCTTTGGCACGATCGATTGCTGAGATTGTTGAACAAAAAATTATTGACAGTCCTCTTTTGAAGAGCTTTGCACTGATTCGTAGGGTCCATAGCATCCTGATTTCTCGAAGCGAAGTTGGAGACGGATATGGATGGCACGTGGACAACCCATTTTCGAAGCATGGACGTCGTGATCTTTCTTTTACCCTATTTCTCAGTGATCTCTCTGACTATGAAGGGGGGGAGCTTACATTTCAGCTTTTGCAGGGTTCGAAAGAAATTCGTCTTCCCGCTGGGCAGATTATTCTTTATCCGAGCTCATCATTGCATTGTGTCCAACCTATTTCAAGTGGTGTGAGATTGGTCTGTGTAGGTTGGATTGAAAGTTACATTCAATCCACTGAAGATCGCTCACTTTTATTTAATTTAGATGCAGGGGCGAAAGGTTTGTTGGCTCGTCACGGACGATCCGATGAACTCGACTTAATTTTTCAAGCGTATGCCAATGCCGTCAGACGCCTCTCTGGCCGCTAA
- a CDS encoding alpha/beta fold hydrolase: MSPSPILWIDLQPTLHCFNQRLAKRLSKNRLVKRWSFQHDLDEACSIETIHSMMLETINEGKERYHLVGHGISGGIAHLFSCKYPKLVRSATLLSADTAITNQWTSHYLEMRSQLPCSRERILFHLSSQLFGSDLSRKFPIFASLLAKCLDEEYILGSIASQIKRGRFKASDIPTLVINGNDDFVIDRTTHTRWSEQLKPGDHYRAIDNARHFFHHQEANQTATIIESFLDMVPEEEMINSLTIKSDCSPTKITNND; this comes from the coding sequence ATGAGTCCATCACCGATCCTATGGATTGATTTACAGCCCACTCTTCACTGCTTTAATCAACGCCTTGCCAAGAGACTCTCAAAAAATAGACTGGTAAAACGTTGGTCATTCCAACATGATTTAGATGAGGCATGTAGCATAGAAACAATACATTCAATGATGCTTGAAACAATTAATGAAGGGAAGGAAAGATATCATCTAGTTGGGCATGGAATTAGCGGCGGCATAGCTCATCTATTTTCATGCAAATACCCTAAATTAGTACGCTCAGCAACTTTACTGTCAGCCGATACGGCAATAACAAACCAATGGACATCTCATTATCTAGAAATGAGAAGTCAGCTGCCATGTAGCCGAGAGAGAATTTTGTTTCATCTCTCTTCTCAACTATTTGGGAGTGACTTGTCTAGGAAGTTTCCTATTTTCGCATCACTGCTCGCGAAGTGTTTAGATGAAGAATATATTCTTGGATCGATCGCCTCTCAAATCAAGCGAGGCAGATTCAAAGCATCGGATATCCCAACACTCGTTATCAATGGGAATGACGACTTCGTCATCGATCGAACGACTCACACCCGATGGAGCGAACAACTTAAGCCTGGTGACCACTATCGCGCCATAGACAATGCTCGTCATTTCTTTCACCACCAGGAAGCAAATCAAACTGCAACCATTATTGAGTCATTCCTAGACATGGTTCCCGAAGAGGAAATGATCAATAGCTTAACGATCAAAAGCGACTGCTCGCCTACAAAAATCACCAACAATGACTGA
- a CDS encoding NAD(P)/FAD-dependent oxidoreductase: protein MTDFIDSDVLIIGGGPAGCACALYTARSSIKTQILDKNPAVGALAITHQIANYPGVTGAVSGADLLKSMRDQAVGYGANYQQAQVYGIDLSSDKKIVYTPEGTFRGKTLVLATGAMGRASTLPGESEYLGRGVSYCATCDAAFYKQQEVAVYGANQEAIDEAMVLIKFASKVHWITKSKPRPSIQGVETLLNSPNIQWWKRTQLMEIEGDESGVNQIKILEGGKQEPQILKTNGVFVYSTGSMPITEYLQGQIPLNNEGGVQVDENMKTNIDGVWAIGDIRNTPFKQAVVACSDGCIAAMSIDKYLNQRKEIRVDWVHR, encoded by the coding sequence ATGACTGACTTCATCGACTCAGACGTACTCATTATTGGCGGAGGGCCTGCCGGATGTGCTTGCGCTCTATACACAGCAAGATCATCAATCAAAACACAAATACTTGATAAAAACCCTGCCGTGGGTGCTTTGGCCATCACCCATCAGATCGCCAATTATCCAGGAGTAACAGGAGCTGTATCAGGAGCAGATCTATTAAAATCAATGCGAGATCAAGCCGTAGGCTATGGAGCTAACTATCAGCAGGCTCAGGTATATGGTATCGATCTAAGCTCAGATAAAAAGATTGTATATACACCGGAGGGAACATTTCGAGGGAAAACTCTTGTTTTAGCAACGGGAGCAATGGGACGCGCATCTACACTTCCCGGTGAAAGTGAATATCTTGGCCGAGGAGTTAGTTATTGTGCCACATGTGATGCTGCCTTCTATAAACAACAAGAGGTGGCTGTCTATGGGGCAAATCAGGAGGCAATTGATGAGGCTATGGTATTAATTAAGTTCGCATCTAAAGTACATTGGATCACGAAGAGTAAGCCTAGGCCTTCAATACAGGGCGTCGAGACGTTACTGAACTCTCCAAACATTCAGTGGTGGAAGCGTACACAACTGATGGAGATAGAGGGCGACGAGTCAGGAGTTAATCAGATCAAAATTTTAGAGGGTGGCAAACAAGAACCGCAAATATTAAAAACCAACGGAGTCTTCGTTTATTCAACTGGGTCGATGCCAATTACTGAATATTTGCAAGGGCAGATTCCCTTAAATAATGAAGGTGGAGTTCAAGTTGATGAAAACATGAAAACCAATATTGATGGTGTTTGGGCCATCGGCGATATTAGAAATACTCCATTTAAGCAAGCCGTCGTTGCCTGCTCTGATGGATGCATTGCTGCAATGTCGATTGACAAATACTTAAACCAGCGCAAAGAGATTCGGGTGGACTGGGTTCACCGATAA
- the fldA gene encoding flavodoxin FldA — protein sequence MTFTIFFATSTGKTEDVADRLKELLPGAEAKDVDNLGSSDELVAADALVCCVPTWNTGADEARSGTAWDDLAQEIPNLDFAGKSVAILGLGDSSGYSDFFCDAMEELYTAFLQSGAKLIGKVPTAGYTFDASKSVIDGKFCGLPIDEDNESELSDQRLAAWVQQINSEA from the coding sequence ATGACTTTCACCATTTTTTTTGCGACATCAACTGGTAAAACCGAAGACGTCGCAGACCGTTTGAAAGAGCTTCTTCCGGGTGCAGAAGCAAAAGATGTTGATAATCTTGGCTCCTCTGATGAACTTGTCGCGGCTGACGCACTCGTGTGCTGCGTCCCGACATGGAACACGGGAGCCGACGAAGCAAGGTCTGGAACGGCATGGGATGATCTTGCTCAAGAAATTCCAAATCTTGATTTTGCTGGCAAATCTGTCGCGATTCTTGGGCTAGGTGATTCCTCTGGCTACTCAGATTTTTTCTGCGATGCCATGGAAGAACTATATACAGCTTTTCTTCAATCTGGAGCCAAACTTATTGGGAAAGTACCTACGGCTGGCTATACTTTTGATGCCTCTAAGAGTGTTATAGATGGTAAGTTCTGTGGACTACCGATTGATGAAGATAACGAATCTGAGCTATCGGATCAGCGCTTAGCGGCTTGGGTTCAACAGATTAATAGTGAGGCATAG
- a CDS encoding ferritin, with protein MTQSTAASTSRNSVLVGPSGRALAEPIAEDLLNGLQHHLNMERQAHANYFAAAVWFAERELRGFARYFREESQSEHGHAAQFAEYLIARGQSVDLQPLEAPNQVWDAPTNVFATSFLMEADITASLHQLYALGEHASDVRTTVFLDPMVDQQTQAENEFAYLLGRVRFAGDDKSALLIIDNELYQGQHQPATLKE; from the coding sequence ATGACGCAATCAACTGCAGCATCAACCTCTCGTAATTCTGTTCTCGTTGGGCCTTCTGGTCGAGCTCTCGCAGAGCCCATAGCGGAGGATTTACTCAACGGGCTGCAACATCATCTCAATATGGAGCGTCAGGCCCATGCCAATTATTTTGCAGCGGCTGTCTGGTTTGCAGAGCGTGAACTGAGGGGATTTGCACGTTATTTCCGCGAAGAATCACAAAGCGAACACGGACATGCTGCACAATTTGCTGAGTACTTAATTGCCCGTGGACAATCTGTCGATTTACAACCACTTGAGGCACCAAATCAAGTGTGGGATGCTCCAACAAACGTATTTGCAACATCGTTTTTGATGGAAGCTGATATCACCGCCTCCCTCCATCAGCTCTATGCACTTGGCGAACATGCATCAGATGTAAGAACGACCGTCTTCCTGGATCCCATGGTTGATCAACAAACCCAGGCTGAGAACGAGTTTGCCTATCTCCTGGGTCGGGTGCGCTTTGCAGGAGACGATAAATCGGCATTGCTGATCATTGATAATGAGCTTTATCAAGGACAACATCAACCAGCCACACTCAAAGAATAG
- a CDS encoding HupE/UreJ family protein: MGDSSQLTGWTGLVSGIGHPLLGPDHLLFLLAIAFIGLKRPVAWILPMLAIGLGGSLISQFVPLPDVVAPWAEALVSLSLVVEGLIALSVAPATWLLPLFGLHGFLLGSTIVGAEPTPLLAYFFGLLIGQGVLLTLVCSVSQTVISRLGEQGRRLGAGIWIGIGIAFAWVALID, encoded by the coding sequence ATGGGTGACAGCAGCCAGCTCACCGGATGGACCGGTCTTGTGAGCGGTATTGGCCACCCCCTCCTAGGGCCGGACCATTTGCTCTTTCTGCTGGCCATCGCCTTCATCGGCCTCAAGCGACCAGTTGCCTGGATTTTGCCAATGCTGGCTATCGGCTTGGGCGGCAGCTTGATCTCACAGTTCGTCCCCCTGCCCGATGTCGTCGCACCCTGGGCTGAAGCTCTTGTGTCGTTAAGCCTCGTGGTGGAAGGACTCATCGCCCTTTCGGTTGCACCAGCAACCTGGCTTTTGCCATTGTTCGGACTGCATGGCTTTCTTCTGGGGAGCACCATTGTTGGGGCTGAGCCCACTCCTCTTCTGGCCTATTTCTTTGGCTTACTGATTGGCCAAGGTGTTCTGCTAACCCTTGTTTGCTCCGTATCGCAAACCGTCATCAGTCGCCTTGGAGAACAAGGACGTCGACTCGGTGCTGGGATCTGGATTGGCATTGGAATTGCATTTGCCTGGGTGGCACTGATCGACTAA
- a CDS encoding extracellular solute-binding protein, with protein MGQSSLLVAFLAIGMPLANTLPGFAKEVRVYSGRHYNTDRQVFKTFSENTGIKVRLIEATGITLIERLKREGNNSNADVILLVDSARINNAAKEGLLAPIQSEQIKKNVPARYRDPSNRWFGLTRRVRAIIVNPKLVDPNSIKTYADLAKPNLKGKLCLRKRKNVYNQSLVADQIVLKGEASATNWVKSMVRNVNQPFFGGDTSLIRAVGQGKCAVGVVNHYYLARMQAGASGQNDQQLTQSIKLIMPNPAHVNISAAGMAKSAKNKKEAIALITYLTSPKGSASIAGPTYEYPLNGFGTASQLKNFGRFNPDNVSISQLGETQKRAIQIMANSGWR; from the coding sequence ATGGGTCAATCATCTTTGTTAGTTGCGTTCTTAGCAATAGGAATGCCACTAGCCAATACACTACCTGGCTTCGCGAAAGAAGTTCGCGTCTACTCAGGTCGGCACTACAACACTGATCGCCAGGTTTTTAAAACATTTAGCGAAAACACTGGCATTAAAGTTCGCTTAATTGAAGCAACTGGCATCACACTAATCGAAAGATTAAAACGCGAAGGAAACAACTCAAACGCAGATGTCATTTTACTCGTTGACTCTGCTCGCATTAATAATGCCGCAAAAGAAGGATTATTGGCACCTATCCAATCCGAACAAATTAAAAAAAATGTTCCAGCAAGATATAGAGATCCAAGTAATCGATGGTTTGGGCTCACAAGGCGGGTAAGAGCAATCATTGTCAATCCAAAACTCGTTGATCCGAACAGCATCAAAACCTATGCAGATTTAGCCAAACCAAATCTGAAAGGTAAACTCTGCCTCCGAAAACGTAAAAATGTATACAACCAATCCCTTGTTGCAGATCAAATCGTCTTAAAGGGAGAAGCCAGCGCAACAAACTGGGTAAAAAGCATGGTTAGAAATGTGAATCAGCCATTTTTTGGTGGAGATACATCACTAATCAGAGCGGTTGGACAAGGCAAATGTGCTGTGGGTGTTGTTAATCACTATTACTTGGCCAGGATGCAAGCTGGCGCAAGCGGACAAAACGATCAGCAACTCACCCAGTCAATCAAGTTGATCATGCCAAACCCGGCCCATGTGAATATCAGTGCGGCCGGCATGGCAAAATCCGCCAAAAATAAAAAGGAAGCAATCGCATTGATTACATATCTAACATCGCCAAAAGGTAGTGCATCGATTGCTGGACCAACCTACGAATATCCTTTGAATGGTTTTGGAACAGCGAGCCAACTGAAGAATTTTGGTCGCTTCAATCCAGACAATGTATCGATCAGCCAACTAGGAGAAACACAAAAAAGGGCCATCCAGATCATGGCAAACAGTGGATGGCGTTAA
- a CDS encoding Crp/Fnr family transcriptional regulator: MPRQQTVLLDPAGREQATVLEVMEGVCRVYCPCEETEGMTLAFLQSGDRLRTDRLCSDGACVEALTALKFRRDAVSADELGMDAVNEWTLQLLRVRHLGQAEQRLHALLVLLVNRLGMRRSDCFQLPFRLTHERFGELIGATRVTTTRLLSKWRQSDLVEMSSIDLTTRLSPALVESSPLTF, encoded by the coding sequence ATGCCTCGCCAGCAGACTGTGTTGCTGGATCCGGCTGGTCGTGAGCAGGCCACAGTTCTTGAAGTGATGGAAGGGGTTTGTCGTGTGTACTGCCCATGCGAGGAAACCGAAGGGATGACCCTGGCATTTCTGCAATCCGGGGATCGTCTACGAACGGATCGCCTCTGTAGTGATGGTGCTTGCGTCGAAGCCTTAACCGCTCTGAAGTTTCGGCGAGATGCCGTGAGTGCCGACGAGCTGGGCATGGATGCCGTCAACGAATGGACATTGCAGCTATTGCGTGTTCGCCACCTAGGCCAGGCTGAGCAGCGGTTGCATGCGTTGTTGGTTCTCTTAGTGAATCGCTTGGGGATGCGGCGAAGTGATTGTTTTCAATTGCCCTTTCGTTTGACCCACGAACGCTTTGGTGAGCTCATCGGTGCCACTCGTGTAACAACGACTCGATTGCTCTCCAAATGGCGTCAGTCTGATCTGGTCGAAATGTCGTCGATCGATCTCACAACCAGGCTTTCGCCAGCCTTAGTTGAATCATCCCCACTGACCTTTTGA
- a CDS encoding Crp/Fnr family transcriptional regulator — protein sequence MAISTNENERKGPLKPCSLQAGQRLILTKPIHNWPTTIVATQGIIRLSTVENESHPEITVALMSSLDDCKFCHPGSENLQIEAITDCIIKINNEQKVHAANDDFLQEWIFRLYTVRHPIKSEDRLKSLLQLLIIRLGKRTPEGYKLQFLLSHSRLAEMIGTTRSTVSRSLGALKDKGIISIDEMKEELVVRDSELIPTTATRVTLPL from the coding sequence ATGGCAATAAGCACAAACGAAAATGAACGCAAGGGGCCGCTCAAGCCATGCTCACTACAAGCAGGGCAGAGGCTCATACTCACCAAGCCAATTCACAACTGGCCAACAACAATCGTTGCCACGCAAGGAATAATCCGATTATCGACCGTTGAAAATGAAAGCCATCCAGAAATCACAGTGGCGCTTATGTCGTCGTTAGACGACTGCAAGTTCTGCCATCCCGGCTCAGAGAATCTACAAATCGAAGCCATAACAGACTGCATCATCAAGATCAACAATGAACAAAAAGTCCATGCTGCTAACGATGACTTTCTCCAGGAATGGATTTTTAGACTGTATACAGTAAGACATCCGATCAAGTCAGAAGATCGGCTTAAGTCTTTACTCCAGCTTTTAATTATCAGGCTTGGCAAACGAACGCCAGAAGGTTACAAGCTTCAATTTTTACTATCTCATTCTCGACTCGCAGAGATGATTGGTACGACAAGGTCAACAGTGAGCCGGTCGCTCGGAGCACTTAAGGACAAGGGAATTATTTCAATCGATGAAATGAAAGAAGAACTCGTCGTCAGAGATTCAGAACTAATCCCGACCACAGCGACAAGAGTTACCCTTCCACTTTGA
- a CDS encoding iron uptake porin yields MKLFQQMLVAPAALGLLASGANAAELNINGVSDYAASADQVTSVTQFSDVYPTDWAYQALSNLVEQYGCVAGYPNGTFRGNRAMTRYEAAALLNACLDRVTEVTDELRRLLKEFETELAILRGRVDGLEARVGELEATQFSTTTKLQGKADFFLGAVKYEDRNKCNNKGGDCNSDGTNMSYRYTLNLNTSFTGKDRLYTRLRAGNMANVWTQTDSYLADAKKGDNTLKIDKLWYTFPIGSEFTATIGALVENYYMIETPTRYKPILKAFKLGGYGSVLGASTGQGFGLQWRQDVDPGEAALNIAANYVADGGDGAKSDPKEGMFGENTDAYFLSQVGYGNRQWHVSALYSLKNAGQHCAVENARGRCIETSSGAKAAMGYSTPLAKDLGHPMHAIGLRGYWQPEDSGFIPTISAGVDFGYAEGEYRGNAEALKGWMVGLNWNDAFIEGNKLGLGFGSYSSYATDAKDVSTGDEANFAIEGYYDFAVSDNITITPAIFWVDNAYGEAQISGQNKFGGLVKTTFKF; encoded by the coding sequence ATGAAGCTTTTCCAGCAAATGCTGGTGGCTCCTGCCGCCCTGGGCCTTCTGGCCTCCGGCGCCAATGCCGCCGAGCTCAACATCAACGGCGTTTCTGACTACGCGGCTTCTGCCGACCAAGTCACCAGCGTTACCCAATTCTCCGACGTTTACCCAACTGACTGGGCCTATCAGGCGCTCAGCAACTTGGTTGAGCAGTACGGCTGCGTCGCTGGTTACCCCAACGGCACCTTCCGCGGCAACCGGGCGATGACCCGTTACGAGGCTGCAGCACTGCTGAACGCATGTCTCGACCGCGTCACTGAAGTGACCGACGAACTGCGTCGCCTTCTCAAAGAATTCGAAACCGAACTCGCCATCCTCCGCGGACGCGTTGACGGCCTCGAAGCTCGTGTTGGCGAACTGGAAGCAACCCAGTTCTCCACCACCACCAAGCTGCAAGGCAAAGCCGATTTCTTCCTTGGCGCTGTCAAATACGAAGACCGCAATAAGTGCAACAACAAGGGCGGTGATTGCAACAGCGACGGCACCAACATGTCGTACCGCTACACACTCAACCTGAACACATCCTTCACCGGCAAGGATCGCTTGTATACCCGTCTGCGCGCGGGCAACATGGCAAACGTCTGGACACAAACAGACTCCTACCTGGCTGACGCCAAGAAAGGGGATAACACCCTGAAAATTGACAAGCTCTGGTATACATTCCCGATCGGTTCTGAGTTCACAGCCACCATTGGTGCGCTGGTTGAGAACTACTACATGATCGAGACACCGACTCGCTACAAGCCCATCCTCAAAGCATTCAAGCTTGGTGGATACGGTTCTGTCTTAGGTGCAAGCACAGGCCAAGGCTTCGGTCTGCAGTGGCGTCAAGACGTTGATCCAGGCGAAGCAGCTTTAAACATCGCTGCTAACTACGTGGCCGACGGCGGCGACGGTGCCAAGAGCGACCCTAAAGAAGGCATGTTCGGTGAAAACACCGATGCTTACTTCTTAAGCCAAGTGGGCTACGGAAATCGCCAGTGGCATGTTTCAGCACTTTATTCGCTGAAAAATGCCGGCCAGCACTGTGCCGTAGAAAACGCCAGAGGCCGATGCATTGAAACCAGCAGCGGTGCAAAAGCTGCCATGGGTTATTCAACGCCCTTAGCTAAGGATCTTGGCCATCCGATGCACGCCATCGGTCTTCGTGGCTATTGGCAGCCCGAAGATTCTGGCTTCATTCCCACCATCAGTGCAGGTGTCGACTTCGGTTATGCCGAAGGTGAATACCGCGGCAATGCCGAAGCTCTGAAGGGCTGGATGGTTGGCCTCAACTGGAACGATGCATTCATCGAGGGCAACAAACTGGGACTGGGCTTCGGCTCTTACTCCAGCTACGCCACTGATGCCAAAGACGTATCGACCGGTGATGAAGCCAACTTCGCCATTGAGGGTTACTACGACTTCGCAGTCAGCGACAACATCACCATTACTCCTGCGATCTTCTGGGTTGACAACGCTTACGGCGAAGCTCAAATCAGCGGCCAGAACAAATTTGGTGGTCTTGTAAAAACCACTTTCAAATTCTAG
- a CDS encoding histidine phosphatase family protein, translated as MRFCTSFSRIRGSILKISLLSTLLMGAESKAHQFFDEAKHESTYSLIQELQKGGKIIYMRHAATKTDWADQASLELSLDDCSTQRELSAAGKLQAMKIGDSLRNHDVPIGRVISSEYCRAIDTAQLSFGEHETNKALNFLPCEVCTESDNEIYRQRLLPLLSQSIDQKQNLVLVGHDDPFEAITGIYPEPMGIIFIIEPKEKQTFNILGSIHPEDLIKFKPNRRDEK; from the coding sequence ATGCGTTTCTGCACTTCATTCTCAAGGATAAGAGGAAGCATATTAAAGATTAGCTTATTATCAACTCTTTTGATGGGTGCTGAGAGCAAAGCGCACCAATTCTTCGATGAAGCTAAACACGAATCAACCTACAGCTTGATCCAGGAACTACAGAAAGGGGGAAAGATCATATATATGAGACATGCAGCAACAAAGACTGACTGGGCTGATCAAGCATCTCTTGAATTATCACTGGATGATTGCTCAACACAAAGAGAGCTCAGCGCGGCGGGGAAATTACAAGCAATGAAAATCGGCGATTCACTCAGAAATCATGATGTACCGATAGGTCGTGTCATATCAAGCGAATATTGCCGAGCGATTGATACGGCACAACTTTCATTCGGAGAACATGAAACAAACAAAGCACTTAATTTTCTTCCATGCGAGGTATGTACAGAAAGTGATAACGAGATCTATCGACAGAGACTTTTGCCCCTACTTTCCCAATCCATCGATCAAAAACAAAATCTGGTTTTAGTCGGTCATGATGACCCATTTGAAGCCATTACGGGGATCTATCCAGAGCCTATGGGCATTATCTTTATTATCGAACCAAAAGAGAAGCAGACTTTCAACATACTGGGATCAATTCATCCAGAAGACTTGATCAAGTTTAAACCCAACAGGAGAGATGAAAAATGA